Proteins co-encoded in one Candidatus Peregrinibacteria bacterium genomic window:
- a CDS encoding glycosyltransferase: protein MKVALVHEMLVKMGGAERVLEVFQEMFPEAPIFTLLYDESVCGTVFPREKVQVSSLQKWVNFKIPRQFLVSKMPTAIESFDFSGFDLVLSSSSAFAHGILAPLMTKHISYIHSPMRYAWDYAHEYLREKSEGTFGGIKKIIIRNAVHKFRTWDFSASDRADLLLANSKTTQNRIQKYWRKDSEILYPPVDISRFEVTSSHENYFLILSTLTRYKQIELAIAVFNKLPKHRLIIIGEGEDRNRLERFVTGNNIEFLGRKSDADVAEFLKHCRALIFPGLEDFGIAPVEAMASGKPVIAFGKGGVTESVIPGKTGIFFPESTPKSLEKALLEFFQLEENGAFYPKECRKRAEEFSKEKFQQGIENVVRKIMS, encoded by the coding sequence ATGAAGGTCGCGCTTGTCCACGAAATGCTGGTAAAAATGGGAGGCGCCGAACGAGTGCTTGAAGTCTTTCAGGAAATGTTTCCCGAGGCTCCAATTTTCACGCTTCTTTATGATGAATCAGTGTGCGGCACAGTATTTCCGCGCGAGAAAGTGCAAGTGTCATCGCTCCAAAAGTGGGTGAATTTTAAAATTCCAAGACAGTTTCTCGTCAGCAAAATGCCTACGGCGATAGAATCATTTGATTTTTCTGGATTTGATCTCGTGCTCTCTTCCTCATCTGCCTTTGCACATGGAATTCTCGCGCCGCTTATGACGAAACATATTTCCTACATCCATTCTCCCATGAGATATGCGTGGGATTATGCGCATGAATATCTTCGTGAAAAATCAGAAGGAACATTTGGTGGAATAAAAAAAATTATCATTCGAAATGCGGTGCATAAATTTCGAACATGGGATTTTTCTGCTTCAGACAGAGCAGATCTTCTCCTCGCAAATTCGAAAACAACACAAAATCGTATCCAAAAATATTGGAGAAAAGATTCGGAGATTCTCTATCCACCAGTTGATATTTCCCGCTTCGAGGTCACAAGTTCTCATGAAAATTATTTTCTCATTCTTTCGACGCTCACGAGATACAAGCAGATCGAATTGGCAATAGCTGTTTTTAACAAACTTCCAAAACATCGCCTTATCATTATCGGAGAAGGAGAGGACAGGAATCGTCTTGAAAGATTTGTTACAGGAAATAATATCGAATTTCTCGGACGAAAAAGTGATGCTGATGTTGCTGAATTTCTGAAGCATTGTCGTGCGCTTATTTTTCCAGGACTTGAAGATTTTGGGATTGCTCCGGTAGAAGCTATGGCCTCAGGAAAACCAGTTATTGCGTTTGGAAAAGGTGGAGTTACGGAAAGTGTCATTCCCGGAAAAACGGGAATATTTTTTCCAGAATCCACGCCAAAAAGTCTTGAAAAAGCGCTTCTCGAATTTTTTCAGCTAGAAGAAAACGGAGCATTTTATCCAAAAGAATGTCGAAAAAGGGCGGAAGAGTTTTCGAAAGAGAAATTTCAGCAAGGAATAGAAAATGTTGTTCGAAAAATTATGAGCTGA
- a CDS encoding DUF1361 domain-containing protein — protein sequence MTLLIEHKFYSKKWSSLLFHEKCQFLMLSGIFFFFFPNIPYVFTEIRHVLELCGNQDLYNRCFEAPWLIPILFLYSVIPIPLFVFTLKKFSTTLGKVFSSHLLAKIFPMFMLLMSALGVCFGLFERLNSWYIVTSPLLVANVGFSYLIVPEKLFLWGIFTMCFLAIYYFFEYFLYTKKGRYM from the coding sequence ATGACGTTACTCATTGAACATAAATTTTATTCAAAAAAGTGGTCATCACTTCTCTTCCACGAAAAGTGCCAATTTCTAATGCTCAGCGGAATTTTCTTTTTCTTCTTTCCCAATATTCCATACGTTTTCACAGAAATCAGGCACGTGCTCGAACTCTGCGGAAACCAAGACCTCTATAATCGATGCTTTGAAGCTCCTTGGCTCATTCCGATTCTGTTTCTCTATTCAGTAATACCAATTCCTCTCTTCGTTTTTACTCTGAAAAAATTTTCGACCACACTTGGAAAAGTATTTTCTTCTCATCTTCTCGCCAAAATATTTCCCATGTTCATGCTTCTCATGAGCGCACTCGGAGTGTGTTTTGGGCTCTTTGAACGCCTCAACTCTTGGTATATTGTCACAAGTCCCCTTTTGGTTGCTAACGTCGGTTTCAGCTACCTGATTGTTCCGGAAAAACTTTTCCTCTGGGGAATATTTACAATGTGTTTTTTGGCGATCTATTACTTTTTTGAATATTTTTTGTACACGAAAAAAGGGCGTTACATGTAA